In Corylus avellana chromosome ca8, CavTom2PMs-1.0, the genomic stretch TTATCCTATTGAAGATTATACTAAGTTGTCAAGAAGTGTCGTTGCTTACTGTGGAGGGTTGCCACTAGCACTTGAAGTTTTGGGCTCATTCCTTTTCTCTAGGAGCATGCTAGAATGGGAAAGTGCATTAGATAAATTGAAGAGGATTCCTCATGAACAGattcaaaataaacttagaataagttttgatggactGAGCGACAATACTGAAAAGGATATATTCCTTGACATATCATGTTTCTTCCTAGGAAAGGATATAGactatgttgtaaaaatattGGATGGCTGTGGTTTCTTTGCAAAGATTGGAATTAGTGTCCTCATTCAACGGTGTCTTCTTAAAGTTGGTGAGACAAATGAGTTTACAATGCATGATTTGTTGCGAGACATGGGAAGAGAAATCGTTCGTGAACAACACCCCAATGAACCTGGGAAATGGAGTAGATTATGGCTGCATGAGGATGCATTTGATATATTGACAAACCATGAGGTAATAAGAACTTTCTCAattgaaaacattgaaaaaaaaaaaaaaaaaaaagcatttttttttctaagatatATGTTATTCGGGATGCAAATGCGTACTAATTCACACTGATCACATGCCTTGAAAGTTTAatccatatatttcttatttgaaaataggaacttttttttttttctttcctaacaTCATTCTATTGTTTTTGTAGTTGCAAACATGATTACATTATATTAAGCAAAGCAagataaatgaaatgattaataaGAAAGATTATGTGATAAGTTTGGATAATCACTTGTCTCATGCAATTCTTGTGTTTTTACAGGGAACAAATGCAGTTGAAGGACTTACTTTAGAATTGACAAGTCTAAGTAAGATGAATTTCAATTCAGAAGCATTTATTAAGATGCAGAGACTAAGATTACTCCAACTTGATCACGTACGACTCACTGGAGACTATAAATATCTTTCCAAAGAATTAAGGTTGCTCTGTTGGCATGGATTCCCTCTAAAGTTTATTCCAAATGACTTTTATCCAAGAAACGTAGTTGTGATTGACTTGCAATATAGCAATCTCAAAAAAGTTTGGGAAAGTCCTAAGGTAAAATAatgaatgatttatttattattattattatttttaatgttctaGGCTCTAATATTGCACTTTCCTTCATTTTTCATTGGTTGTTCTCTCATTTGTTTAGCAGTTGtttgagaagatgaaaattCTAAATCTCAGTCACTCTCATTATCTGAGCCAGACCCCTGACTTTTCAAAACTCCAAAATCTAGAGCAGTTAATACTTGAAGATTGTACGAGTTTGCTTGAGGTTCACCACTCCATTGGAGATCTTAGTGatcttgttttggtgaatttgaaaGATTGCAAATGCCTTAAAAGTTTGCCAAGGAGTTTCTATAAGTTGAAGTCTCTAGAAAATCTCATTCTTTCTGGGTGTTCTAAAATGAACAATTTAGCTGACAACTTGGGGGAGATGGAATCATTGACAACTCTTCTTGCAGACAGAACTGCTATAAGACAAGTGCCTTTTAGTATCGTGCAACTTAAGAATCTCAAATATTTATCTCTATGTGGGTGTAAAGGATCACTGTCTAAGTCGTTGCCATCACTCTTATGGTCTTGGATATCACCAAGGAAAAGTCCTAAGTCAGTCAATCTATTGCCTGCTGCACTACAAGGCTTGAACTCACTAACACACTTATGTCTTTGGGACTGCAATTTATCGGATGACGGAATTCCTACAGATCTTTGGAATTTAtgttctcttaaaattttagatttaagatGCAATAGTTTTGAAAGCCTATCAACAACCCTAGGTGGTCTTTCGAAGCTTCAAGATCTTAAATTGGGTCACTGTAGAAACCTTAAATCAATTCCGGATTTACCagcaagtttgatttttttagatgCAAAACACTGCACTGCACTGGAAAGAATGCCGGATCTATCAAAGCTCTCAAATATGAATGGTTTGAGCCTTTCTAACTGTCACAAATTAGTCGAAATTCCAGGTTTGGTTAAGCGTTCAAATCCTATTGTGTCTGTTCACATTGAAGGGTGCATGAATGTATCACATACTTTTAAGCAAAGCTTCCTACGGCTACAGGtacatgtttctctctctctctctctctctctctctcttaattttttggagaaacttcactttaaacccctgaattaTCGTGCGTTTTGACAAGtcccccaaatttcaaaacctctcaatttgaaccccttcttcagattttaaacgttaaaagtgaggcAATGgtatttatacccctgacttttttataaaatttcaaatttatccttaatttcaaattaaatttgttttttttttaaaaaaattattataaaaaaaaaatcacaaggcgACCCACAGTTGAACCACCTTATGaacctttttttcattttttttttaagaaaaagaaaattgaagggtaaattTGTCCTTTTAGGGGTTTTAACACAAAAATTGACTGGGGGTGGGGCgagtaaattgcatcaaattgaaagttcgagggatgaaattgagagattttaaagtttgggggctTGCCAAAAcgcgtggtaattcaagggtttaaagtgaagttttccctaatttttaactaaaatagaataaggggaaaaaatatttctacgcccttgaactatccacccatttgcactttgacctcttATATtgaaaaagtgacacttgacccccaaaaacttccaaattgttgaaattcaaccattctgacttttttttttccccaaagtgcccccatcccaagttaaaaaaaaaaaaaaaaattaattaagggatggccggccaccccaattgggcctaggggtggcttcggccacccgaGACCAAACACCGcttaatttaacttttttttaacttgggataggggcattttggaaaaaaaaaaaaaagtcagaatggtcgaattgcaacaatttggaagtttggggggggggggggtgtcaagtgtcactttttaaacattagaggtcaAAGTGGAAATGGATGACTAGTTTATGGGGGTAaaaagtattttcccatagAATAATGTGTGGAGGAGGATTTCAACTTAAGACCTCTTTTATGATACCATGTTATCTCGTATCACttagttaatactttaacataCATCATCCTCTGCTGATGTAACAGGAATGGGTTAGGCGTGGAGTTGGTAGAGTGTTTGGCATTGTCCTCCCCGGCAATCAAATCCCTGATTGGTTCACGTATCAGTGTGAGGGACCCTCGTTATATTTTAAAGTACCTACTGCTGATCCCATATTGAACGAGTTTGGTGTATGTGTTGTCTTTGCATCACGTGTTCAAGTATTATCTTCGTATAAACGTACCGTGTCATATATCAACCATACCAAGAATACAGTTCTGACTAATTTGGCAGTAACTAGTGGCCAATTCCCTCTTGAAGATCACCTATTGCTAGGCAATCGTGTTCTTACCAATGATTTTGAGGATGGTGATGAAGTAGAGGTTCTTCTAGATTGGGGGCCTGAAATCATTGTGAAGAAAATGGGGGTCCATCTAGTATATGAAAGGGTTGTAGATGGAAAAGATGAGGATCATGCCATTGTTGTcagtgatgatgaggatgacaaTAACAATATAGAAAACAGATGCTCCtccaagagaaaaatgagatctccaaatattattgatgatccacaaaatttgatgaaagagaaaaagcacAAAAAGCTTGCTACAGAGGAAAATGATTATTCTTTTTACTCTGTTGAGACGAGATCTCAAAAGTTTCAACTTGAGTAGTTGtaatatgtatgtatatatatattcttgtctCACCTGCATTGTATAATTATTGAAATATGTCATGCTTCCAAGTGATTGTCGATGCAAGTTTCCTCTACAGTCTCCATATGCCATCCATCATGCCAAATTCTCTTAGAAAATAATCTATGTATGTTACAAGCCACAATAAGTAAA encodes the following:
- the LOC132190819 gene encoding disease resistance protein RUN1-like — encoded protein: MAIRTARSPDAIFSSSSSTHSKWIYDVFLCFRGEDTRKNFTDHLYFALRDAGIKIFKDDNELRRGQYLASELIRAIQGSRMSIIIFSRNYAASRWCMEELVEIMECRRTLKQLVLPIFYDVEPSDVRSQTGSFAEAFAKHEEHYLLDMDKVLKWRRALCEAANLSGWDLRKTADGHEAKFIRKIVEEISRELNNTHLFIALYPVGVDSHVQDITFGLNVGANDIRMVGILGMGGIGKTTIAKAIYNQFFHGFEGKSFLANVRETSKEPRGQVHLQEQLLSDILKTSEIKISSVDRGINMIKERLCNKAILVILDDVDQMEQLNAICRRREWFGLGSRIIITTRDEHLLKELEVDSVYRVTAMNDIDSLKLFSWHAFRNSYPIEDYTKLSRSVVAYCGGLPLALEVLGSFLFSRSMLEWESALDKLKRIPHEQIQNKLRISFDGLSDNTEKDIFLDISCFFLGKDIDYVVKILDGCGFFAKIGISVLIQRCLLKVGETNEFTMHDLLRDMGREIVREQHPNEPGKWSRLWLHEDAFDILTNHEGTNAVEGLTLELTSLSKMNFNSEAFIKMQRLRLLQLDHVRLTGDYKYLSKELRLLCWHGFPLKFIPNDFYPRNVVVIDLQYSNLKKVWESPKQLFEKMKILNLSHSHYLSQTPDFSKLQNLEQLILEDCTSLLEVHHSIGDLSDLVLVNLKDCKCLKSLPRSFYKLKSLENLILSGCSKMNNLADNLGEMESLTTLLADRTAIRQVPFSIVQLKNLKYLSLCGCKGSLSKSLPSLLWSWISPRKSPKSVNLLPAALQGLNSLTHLCLWDCNLSDDGIPTDLWNLCSLKILDLRCNSFESLSTTLGGLSKLQDLKLGHCRNLKSIPDLPASLIFLDAKHCTALERMPDLSKLSNMNGLSLSNCHKLVEIPGLVKRSNPIVSVHIEGCMNVSHTFKQSFLRLQEWVRRGVGRVFGIVLPGNQIPDWFTYQCEGPSLYFKVPTADPILNEFGVCVVFASRVQVLSSYKRTVSYINHTKNTVLTNLAVTSGQFPLEDHLLLGNRVLTNDFEDGDEVEVLLDWGPEIIVKKMGVHLVYERVVDGKDEDHAIVVPARTYPGPAQDLTRTRLRLVRDPNGTY